TTCATCGCCCGCCGCATCGTCGAGCTGCACGGCGGCTGCATCAATGCCGAGAGCCATGGCGCGGGGAAGGGGGCGACCTTCTCGCTGTCGCTGCCGCCCATGCCGCTGGGAGGGCCATCATGAATGCGCATGTCGTCGTCGTTGACGACGAAGCCGCCGCCCGCGACATGGTCGGCGATTATCTGAAGCTCCACGGCTTCGAGGTGTCGCTGTGCGACAGCGGGGCGGCGCTCCGCAGCCTCATGACATCGCGGCGGCCCGATATCGTGGTGCTCGATCTCAACATGCCCGAGGAGGACGGCTTCTCGGTGGTGCGCCACGTCAAGCGCACGGCCGGCACGCCGATCATCATGCTGACGGCGACCGCGAGCCCGGTCGACCGCATCGTCGGCCTCGAGATCGGCGCCGACGACTATCTCGCCAAGCCCTGCGAACTGCGCGAGCTGCTCGCCCGCATCCGCGCCGTGCTGCGCCGCGCTGCCGCCGCACCGCCGTCGGACGAGCGCGTGCCGGTGAACGAGGCCGTGCGCTTCGGCACCAAATGGCTCGACCTCGGCGCCCACATGCTGCGCGATGACGCGGGCGAGGAACTGACGCTGACCTCGTCCGAGTTCAATCTGCTCAAGGCCTTTGCCGAGAACCCGCGGCGCGTGCTGTCGCGGGAGCGGCTTCTGGATCTCGCCGGCGCCCGCGATCCCGACGCCTTCGACCGCTCGATCGACGTGCGCATCACCCGCATCCGCCGGAAGATCGAACCGGATGCCGACCAGCCGGCCTTCATCAAGACCGTGCGCGGCGCCGGCTACATGTTCCTGCCCGACGGCGAGAAGCGCTGAGCCGATCTCAGGGGATGGCGGCAAGCTCGGCGAGCTTCGCCACTGTGTTCATGTTGCGCGCCGTGCCGGCTGCGGCCGCCGGAATGACCAGCTTCGACTGACCCATGCCCTCACCGTAATGGACGTAGATCTCACGGCGTCCGAGCGCGATGGCCTCGTCGCGGCGGAGCCGCGCCTTGGCGATCGCATCGGCCGGCGGCGGCCCGTCGAGGAAGATGGCGACCGTGCGGTTCGGCGCTTCGTGCGCGAACGGATTGGCCGCCAGCACAGCGGCCATCTCGGCGGCCGTCCGCACCATCACGCCGACCGGCCGGCCCGCATGGTCGGCAAGCCGTGCTTCGATGAGCGCCTTCACATCAGCTTCGCCAAGCGGGCTGTGGAACAAGAGGTTGCCGCTGGCAATGTAGGTGCTCACCCGCTGGAGTCCTGCCGCCTCCGCCATTGCCTTCAGGTCGGCCATGGGCAGCTTGCCTGTGCCGCCGACATTGACCGCGCGGAGCAGGGCGACGAACGAGGTCATGGAAACAATCCGGTCGGCGATGTTTCACCAAGGGCTAGAAGACCGGGCTCGCCCTGGCAAGCAGCCCGTCCGGGGCCGCACCACAGGCCTTTCTGAAACACTGGCGCCCCCGCTGAAACGACCGGCTCCGGGAACCGGCACGCCGCAGCAAAGCCTGAAACATTCACGGCCATGGCAGAAATGCGGCCATTCCGTGGACGGCAACGCAACGAAAGCCGGCCTCCCTAAGTTCTCATCAACGCGATGACGCGGCGCCGAACCGGATGAACCTTTTCCGGACCTGCCGCGACCCATCGTGGAGACCGGCCGCCCTCGAGACAGGCGGCATTCGAGAGGGAGAGCGCAAGATGACCATCCTGTCCAAGAGCTTCGTGTTTGGCGCCGTTGCTAGCCTCGCCGTTGCCGCCGCTCTCGTGCTCTCGCCCGCCGGTCGCGCCTCC
This region of Phreatobacter aquaticus genomic DNA includes:
- a CDS encoding response regulator → MNAHVVVVDDEAAARDMVGDYLKLHGFEVSLCDSGAALRSLMTSRRPDIVVLDLNMPEEDGFSVVRHVKRTAGTPIIMLTATASPVDRIVGLEIGADDYLAKPCELRELLARIRAVLRRAAAAPPSDERVPVNEAVRFGTKWLDLGAHMLRDDAGEELTLTSSEFNLLKAFAENPRRVLSRERLLDLAGARDPDAFDRSIDVRITRIRRKIEPDADQPAFIKTVRGAGYMFLPDGEKR
- a CDS encoding DUF1697 domain-containing protein — translated: MTSFVALLRAVNVGGTGKLPMADLKAMAEAAGLQRVSTYIASGNLLFHSPLGEADVKALIEARLADHAGRPVGVMVRTAAEMAAVLAANPFAHEAPNRTVAIFLDGPPPADAIAKARLRRDEAIALGRREIYVHYGEGMGQSKLVIPAAAAGTARNMNTVAKLAELAAIP